One segment of Syngnathus scovelli strain Florida chromosome 6, RoL_Ssco_1.2, whole genome shotgun sequence DNA contains the following:
- the dkk3b gene encoding dickkopf-related protein 3b — MSGHALFSLSFRLCLLWASVGVVPSRAMIILDVQEQGFVSLNDMFREVGELMEDTQNRLEDAVDQITTESARSLENHHHYHHSDTKTLKDAAIAIQTDKKINRTTGETESSHVHVSSNWNNVDHECMVDEDCGELKYCQYMIDSSKCLPCIPTDMPCTKNEECCSSQLCVWGQCTVDAIEGTEGTICQGQNDCRMDLCCAFQREFLFPVCNPKPGKGEACLNQPNLLMDMLAWDQEGPRDYCPCANDLQCQPQGRGSVCGP; from the exons ATGTCCGGCCATGCATTATTCTCACTTTCTTTCCGTTTGTGTTTGTTGTGGGCGTCTGTCGGAGTCGTGCCGAGCCGGGCAATGATCATTCTGGACGTCCAGGAGCAAGGCTTTGTCAGCTTGAACGACATGTTCCGTGAAGTGGGGGAGTTAATGGAAGATACCCAAAACCGACTGGAAGATGCCGTCGACCAG ATAACAACGGAGAGTGCCAGGTCACTGgaaaatcatcatcattatcaccaCAGCGACACGAAGACTCTGAAAGATGCAGCGATAGCCATTCAAACTGACAAG AAAATTAATAGGACAACAGGAGAGACAGAATCATCACATGTCCATGTCTCAAGCAACTGGAACAATGTGGATCAT GAGTGCATGGTGGACGAGGACTGTGGTGAACTGAAATATTGCCAGTATATGATTGACAGCTCCAAGTGCCTCCCATGCATACCAACTGATATG CCCTGCACAAAGAATGAGGAGTGCTGCTCAAGTCAGTTGTGTGTTTGGGGCCAGTGTACAGTCGACGCCATTGAGGGAACAGAGGGAACAATCTGTCAGGGTCAGAATGACTGCAGAATGGACCTCTGTTGCGCCTTCCAACGAG AGTTTTTATTTCCTGTGTGCAATCCCAAACCGGGAAAGGGGGAGGCCTGTCTGAACCAACCCAATTTATTGATGGACATGCTTGCCTGGGACCAGGAGGGTCCTCGTGACTACTGCCCATGTGCCAATGACTTGCAGTGCCAACCTCAAGG ACGTGGATCTGTTTGTGGGCCGTAG